The Christiangramia flava JLT2011 genome has a segment encoding these proteins:
- a CDS encoding MBOAT family O-acyltransferase has translation MLFNSFNYLYFLPLVFITYWALSKFGRKKQNLFLLIASYFFYGLWDFRFLGLLFFSSIVDFYAAQKIFKADNKEKKKLFILFSLFWNLGILFVFKYFNFFVNSFSGLFSLKDGYHFQLVSIIIPVGLSFYTFQTLSYSIDVYKGKIKPTDNLIEFLCFVSFFPQLVAGPIERASSLLPQFLKNRRFSYENLREGLRQILWGLFKKMVIADNIAIAVNTIFDTPSSYQSTEIFYGLTLFYFQIYCDFSGYADIAIGSARLLGFKLSVNFRTPHFSHSIPEFWRKWNITVSTWFRDYIFLPLAKKTNRSEKSISAVTLLTFFLIGLWHGANWTFIFFGLFHGIFMIVYRYISLPTKKKFKLKWHFFFIDSLFILFCFFLLVISSAFFRASDIETSFFILKRLFSFIPDPNFETIIGLKSLFIIPLIIIEFFTKNLKYPLEALENRTSRIFRWSIYYLLIFMILRYGGPQESFIYFQF, from the coding sequence TTGCTGTTTAATTCTTTTAATTATTTATACTTCCTTCCTCTAGTATTTATTACATATTGGGCCTTAAGCAAATTTGGAAGAAAAAAACAAAATCTATTTCTTTTAATTGCTAGCTATTTCTTTTATGGGTTATGGGACTTCCGGTTTTTAGGCTTATTGTTTTTTAGTTCAATAGTAGATTTCTATGCCGCTCAAAAGATATTCAAAGCCGATAATAAAGAAAAGAAGAAATTGTTTATCCTTTTTTCACTTTTTTGGAACTTAGGAATTCTATTTGTATTCAAATATTTTAATTTTTTCGTAAACTCATTTTCCGGTCTTTTTTCTTTAAAAGATGGATACCATTTTCAGTTGGTGAGTATAATTATACCAGTTGGACTTAGTTTTTATACCTTTCAAACTTTGAGTTATTCTATTGATGTTTACAAAGGCAAAATCAAACCAACTGATAACTTAATTGAGTTTCTATGTTTTGTAAGCTTTTTTCCTCAACTCGTTGCTGGGCCTATTGAAAGAGCTAGCTCACTGCTTCCTCAATTTCTAAAAAATCGCCGATTTTCATATGAAAATTTAAGAGAAGGATTAAGACAGATCTTATGGGGTTTGTTTAAAAAAATGGTAATTGCAGATAATATTGCAATTGCGGTTAATACAATTTTTGATACTCCAAGTTCCTATCAAAGCACCGAAATTTTTTATGGACTTACTCTATTCTATTTTCAGATTTATTGTGATTTTTCAGGTTATGCTGATATTGCCATTGGTAGTGCCAGGCTTTTAGGTTTTAAATTAAGTGTAAATTTCAGGACCCCTCATTTCTCACATTCTATACCTGAATTCTGGAGAAAATGGAATATAACTGTCAGCACATGGTTTCGAGACTATATATTCTTACCATTAGCAAAAAAAACGAATAGAAGCGAGAAATCAATTTCCGCAGTTACATTACTTACCTTTTTTTTAATTGGTTTATGGCATGGGGCAAATTGGACTTTTATTTTCTTTGGACTATTTCATGGAATTTTTATGATAGTTTATAGATATATTTCACTTCCCACTAAAAAGAAATTTAAGCTTAAATGGCATTTCTTTTTTATTGATTCTTTATTTATACTTTTTTGCTTTTTCTTATTAGTAATTTCCAGTGCATTTTTTCGAGCAAGTGATATTGAAACGAGTTTCTTCATTCTTAAACGCCTATTCTCTTTTATACCCGATCCTAACTTCGAAACCATAATTGGATTAAAGTCACTGTTTATAATTCCTTTAATAATTATTGAATTTTTTACAAAAAATTTAAAGTATCCCTTAGAGGCATTAGAAAATAGAACCTCTCGAATTTTCAGATGGAGTATTTATTATTTATTAATTTTTATGATTCTTAGATATGGTGGGCCTCAAGAATCATTTATCTATTTTCAGTTTTAG
- a CDS encoding c-type cytochrome, whose protein sequence is MKRTILLLGLIGLISCKSDKKEEASSEEESYTIPAKTEAKNQVDPELAASIKRGKEVYSDLCVTCHLPTGKGIPGTYPPLDGSNWLTEKREESIRGVKYGLQGEIEVNGEIYDNVMTPMGLSDQEVADALNYAMNSWSNKITDMVTEEEVSKIQPE, encoded by the coding sequence ATGAAAAGAACAATTTTGCTCCTTGGTTTAATCGGGCTCATCTCCTGTAAATCTGACAAGAAAGAGGAAGCATCGAGTGAAGAGGAATCTTACACTATTCCGGCAAAAACTGAAGCTAAGAATCAGGTTGATCCTGAACTGGCGGCCAGCATTAAAAGAGGTAAAGAAGTTTACAGCGATCTCTGTGTGACCTGCCATTTACCAACAGGAAAAGGAATCCCAGGCACCTATCCACCATTAGATGGTTCAAACTGGCTTACTGAAAAAAGAGAGGAAAGCATTCGCGGGGTCAAATATGGACTTCAGGGAGAAATTGAGGTAAACGGTGAAATATACGATAATGTGATGACTCCAATGGGACTTAGTGACCAGGAAGTTGCAGATGCTTTGAATTACGCCATGAACAGCTGGAGCAATAAGATCACCGATATGGTTACTGAGGAAGAAGTTAGCAAGATACAGCCAGAATAA
- a CDS encoding PQQ-dependent sugar dehydrogenase produces the protein MKRTLLALSAITLLSCNDQVKTDASAQVSEEQNTADTTSTPVPDPIPAESNSDYSAEIVVDGLDIPWGMAFLPDGSMLITEKKGEIILFKDGKKTSIQGAPEVYDRGQGGLLDIELHPDYAENGWIYLTYSSKEGEGDGGNTALMRAKLNNGKLTGQEVLYKASPNTTKGQHFGSRIAFDKEGFLYFSAGERGERDVNPQDITRDNGKIYRLNDDGSIPQDNPFINDDSAKKAIFSYGHRNPQGMIMNPETGEIWVHEHGPQGGDEINVIKKAANYGWPVLTYGENYDGTPITEERTRPGMEDPIFYWLPSIAPSGFEFVTSEEFPDLKGNLLVGSLKFQYLELLRLDGKKIEKREKLLEDIGRVRNVKQGPDGNIYVAVEGKGIFKLKNNN, from the coding sequence ATGAAAAGAACTTTACTCGCATTATCTGCCATCACACTCTTATCCTGTAACGACCAGGTAAAGACTGACGCTTCCGCACAGGTTTCGGAAGAGCAGAATACGGCAGATACCACTTCCACACCGGTTCCAGATCCTATTCCGGCAGAAAGCAATAGTGATTATTCCGCAGAAATCGTGGTGGACGGTTTGGATATTCCCTGGGGAATGGCCTTTCTTCCTGATGGGAGCATGCTAATCACTGAGAAAAAAGGGGAGATCATTCTGTTTAAAGATGGTAAAAAAACCAGCATACAGGGTGCTCCGGAAGTTTATGATCGCGGACAGGGTGGATTGCTTGATATAGAACTGCATCCGGATTATGCCGAAAATGGCTGGATCTACCTCACCTATTCTTCCAAAGAAGGTGAAGGTGACGGTGGAAATACGGCCCTTATGCGCGCAAAATTGAACAACGGAAAACTTACCGGGCAGGAAGTCCTCTATAAAGCGAGCCCAAATACTACGAAAGGACAACATTTTGGTTCCAGGATTGCTTTTGATAAAGAAGGATTTCTTTATTTCAGTGCCGGGGAACGAGGTGAAAGAGATGTGAATCCGCAGGATATTACGAGGGATAATGGCAAAATTTATCGTTTGAATGATGATGGATCCATTCCGCAGGACAATCCGTTCATAAATGATGACAGCGCCAAAAAAGCTATTTTTTCCTACGGACATCGAAATCCGCAGGGAATGATTATGAATCCGGAAACCGGTGAAATATGGGTTCATGAGCACGGCCCACAAGGCGGAGATGAGATCAACGTCATTAAAAAAGCGGCAAATTACGGCTGGCCAGTTCTTACTTACGGTGAAAATTACGATGGCACCCCAATAACAGAAGAACGTACCCGGCCAGGAATGGAAGATCCAATCTTCTACTGGCTACCTTCCATCGCCCCAAGCGGCTTTGAATTTGTAACTTCGGAAGAATTTCCTGATCTCAAAGGAAACCTTTTAGTCGGAAGCCTTAAATTTCAATATTTGGAATTATTAAGACTAGACGGAAAAAAAATCGAAAAACGGGAAAAACTACTGGAAGATATTGGCAGGGTACGCAATGTGAAGCAGGGACCGGATGGAAATATCTATGTTGCGGTAGAAGGAAAAGGAATATTCAAACTCAAAAATAACAATTAA
- a CDS encoding site-specific integrase, with translation MRNSVTFGIVFLPKTSKSKNGQAPLYARITLNGERVELSLQRRISLNLWDERKSRLKGSSMESQQVNRSLDRTYNQLYECFRQLHDSNLLISAQGIKARYLGKDDSFKKLSELLNYHTENMKDVLKYGTMKNYYTTERYLYKFLKTHFKTDDIFLKQINYQFITDFEHFLRNYKPKRNRKSLTNNGTMKHLERLKKLLNLAQKLEWVDKDPFAKFQLKFKKSERDFLNEEELQKLIEHRFDRISHQQTRDVFVFSCYTGLSWIDVKNLKPENIVIGIDGRKWIFTAREKTEQPVKIPILPKAMEIIEKYQQQSDCSGFALPVYSNQKTNKYLKEIAINLKINKKLTFHVARHTFATTNTLSKGIPIESVSKLLGHSKLSTTQIYARVLESKLSTDMEKLMN, from the coding sequence ATGAGAAATTCGGTGACCTTTGGGATAGTCTTTCTTCCCAAAACCAGTAAATCCAAAAATGGACAGGCTCCTCTTTATGCAAGAATTACCCTTAATGGAGAGCGAGTAGAACTTAGTTTGCAACGCAGGATCTCCCTGAATCTCTGGGATGAGCGCAAAAGCAGATTGAAAGGTAGTAGTATGGAAAGCCAACAGGTAAACCGATCTTTAGATCGTACCTATAACCAGCTTTATGAATGCTTCCGCCAATTACACGATTCGAACCTATTAATATCTGCCCAAGGAATTAAAGCCAGATATTTAGGTAAAGATGACTCTTTTAAAAAGCTATCGGAATTATTAAACTATCATACTGAGAATATGAAAGATGTTCTGAAGTATGGAACGATGAAGAATTATTATACGACAGAGCGGTATCTATATAAGTTTCTAAAAACACATTTTAAGACCGATGATATTTTTTTGAAACAAATCAATTACCAGTTCATTACAGATTTCGAGCATTTCCTTCGAAACTATAAGCCCAAAAGGAACCGAAAATCTTTAACGAATAACGGTACTATGAAACACCTGGAGCGGTTGAAGAAACTGCTTAACCTGGCTCAAAAACTGGAATGGGTAGATAAAGATCCCTTTGCTAAATTTCAATTGAAGTTTAAAAAGTCAGAACGAGACTTTTTAAACGAAGAAGAACTGCAAAAGTTAATAGAACATCGATTCGATAGAATTTCTCATCAGCAAACAAGAGATGTTTTTGTCTTCTCTTGTTATACTGGTTTATCTTGGATAGATGTAAAAAATCTAAAGCCAGAAAATATTGTAATTGGGATAGATGGACGGAAATGGATTTTTACTGCAAGGGAAAAAACAGAGCAACCGGTGAAGATTCCAATTCTTCCTAAAGCGATGGAGATCATTGAGAAATACCAACAACAATCGGATTGCTCAGGATTTGCTTTACCAGTATATTCTAATCAGAAAACGAATAAGTATTTAAAAGAGATAGCTATTAATCTTAAAATAAATAAGAAGCTAACTTTTCATGTTGCCAGGCATACCTTCGCAACCACAAATACTCTTTCTAAAGGAATACCAATAGAGTCAGTTTCAAAACTATTAGGACATTCAAAACTTTCAACTACTCAAATTTATGCTCGGGTTTTGGAGAGTAAATTAAGTACCGATATGGAAAAACTGATGAATTAA
- a CDS encoding site-specific integrase — translation MKTSSTFSILFWADFSRAKNDQASIYARITVNGKRATISLKRKVLVSDWDVHKNRARGTSQKSRILNSYLDETYNHLFKCYRDLMNEHKLITAQVVKARYFGNDENNRSITDIINYHNEDMVNKLKWGTQKNYYTTQSYISKFLSKSYKTTDLYLRELDYHFIIKFEKYLRDYIPEDHQKPMGNNTVMKHIERFRKMINLSFKLGWIQRDPFINFKSKFIKNERGFLNLEELQEIENKQFSIPRLELVKDLFVFSCYTSLSYIDVIHLTTDNICIGIDGELWIYYKREKTTKPIRIPLLPKAMQIVEKYKSNRKSISQGSIFPKISNQKLNSYLKEIADVCGIKKNLTFHIARHTFATTVTLSNGMPIETVSKLLGHSRISTTQIYAKVIERKVSDDMQKLRAQFNEIENESISKVASQNS, via the coding sequence ATGAAAACATCTTCCACCTTCAGTATTTTGTTCTGGGCAGACTTCTCCAGGGCAAAAAATGACCAAGCATCAATTTACGCAAGAATTACGGTAAATGGTAAACGGGCTACCATCAGTTTAAAACGAAAAGTTTTAGTGTCTGATTGGGATGTCCATAAAAACAGAGCTCGGGGAACAAGCCAAAAATCAAGAATCCTTAATAGCTATTTGGATGAAACTTACAATCATCTGTTTAAATGTTATCGCGATTTAATGAATGAGCATAAATTGATTACCGCACAGGTAGTTAAGGCTCGATACTTCGGTAATGACGAAAATAATCGCTCCATTACAGATATTATCAATTACCATAATGAAGATATGGTAAACAAATTAAAGTGGGGAACACAAAAAAATTATTACACTACACAGAGTTATATCTCCAAATTTTTATCGAAATCCTATAAGACCACAGACCTTTATTTACGGGAACTTGATTATCACTTTATCATAAAGTTTGAGAAATATCTCCGGGACTACATACCAGAAGACCATCAAAAGCCAATGGGCAACAATACCGTAATGAAGCATATCGAGCGTTTTAGAAAGATGATAAATTTATCATTTAAATTGGGTTGGATTCAACGAGACCCGTTTATCAATTTCAAATCTAAATTCATTAAAAACGAAAGGGGCTTTTTAAATCTCGAAGAGCTTCAAGAGATAGAAAATAAACAATTTAGCATTCCGAGATTGGAATTGGTAAAGGATTTATTTGTTTTTAGTTGCTATACCAGTTTAAGTTATATCGATGTCATCCATTTAACTACGGATAATATCTGTATTGGAATTGATGGTGAACTTTGGATTTATTACAAACGAGAAAAGACGACAAAGCCCATACGAATACCTTTGTTGCCAAAGGCGATGCAAATTGTTGAAAAATACAAGAGCAATCGTAAATCAATATCACAAGGAAGTATATTTCCTAAAATCTCAAATCAAAAACTAAATTCTTATTTAAAGGAAATTGCCGATGTCTGCGGTATTAAAAAGAACCTCACTTTCCACATTGCTCGACATACATTTGCTACAACGGTTACATTAAGTAATGGGATGCCCATTGAGACAGTTTCAAAACTATTGGGTCACTCCCGAATATCTACAACCCAAATTTATGCCAAGGTTATTGAACGTAAAGTGAGTGATGATATGCAAAAATTAAGGGCCCAATTCAATGAGATAGAAAATGAATCTATCTCAAAAGTAGCATCTCAAAATTCATAA
- a CDS encoding ORF6N domain-containing protein → MELSTIKTKIHNIQGNKVILDFDLAELYEVETRVLKQAVRRNLKRFPDDFMFQLSKEVWKEVITNCDKLPENIKFSPTTPFAFTEQGVAMLSSVLNSDKAIDVNISIMRAFVALREHLTDYGNLKVRIAQLEKEMDLKFKDIHEALNYLLQKDKVQTGQQNRSRIGYKTGREK, encoded by the coding sequence ATGGAACTATCAACAATAAAAACTAAAATTCATAACATTCAGGGAAACAAAGTAATTCTTGATTTTGACCTCGCCGAACTTTATGAAGTAGAAACCAGAGTGCTAAAACAAGCCGTTAGGCGTAACCTAAAACGCTTTCCAGATGATTTTATGTTTCAGCTTTCAAAGGAAGTGTGGAAAGAGGTTATCACAAATTGTGATAAGCTTCCAGAGAATATCAAATTTAGCCCGACTACTCCTTTTGCCTTCACTGAACAAGGTGTGGCAATGCTTTCCAGCGTACTTAACAGCGACAAGGCGATTGACGTAAACATATCCATTATGAGAGCTTTTGTAGCTTTACGGGAACATCTTACGGATTATGGGAATCTAAAGGTGCGTATTGCCCAACTCGAAAAGGAGATGGACTTAAAATTTAAGGATATTCACGAAGCATTAAACTATCTTCTTCAAAAGGACAAAGTACAGACTGGACAACAAAACAGAAGTCGAATTGGATATAAGACGGGTAGGGAAAAATAA
- a CDS encoding DUF4138 domain-containing protein, with the protein MKTYITLLLLICSISIQAQKPLDTIYANDKKNVALFFPDPIRQGITGASHFVFTYNREKEQYFGLLQAKPGTESNLLTVTSDGKVYSYILKYSEKLPELNYFINENESIGSELPKKIKEKQEVKPLNEYANRITHFQKLSEYLLKTNFEHIETKRKKGIKLQLQKMAYDASEVYLVIEVKNKSGIDFEIDYLNVYITNGNNKRKSSYQRLQQEVIYKHKMPYSITDSKSQRFVYVIPKVVLGNNEKLMLELQELKGSRKVVLETKI; encoded by the coding sequence ATGAAAACATACATCACATTACTGCTGCTAATTTGTTCAATATCAATACAAGCACAAAAACCACTTGACACCATTTACGCCAACGATAAGAAGAACGTTGCCCTATTTTTTCCCGACCCAATACGACAGGGCATTACCGGAGCATCCCATTTTGTATTTACTTACAATCGGGAAAAAGAGCAGTATTTTGGTTTGTTACAGGCAAAGCCAGGCACTGAAAGCAATCTATTGACCGTCACAAGTGACGGCAAGGTGTATTCCTATATTCTGAAGTATTCTGAAAAACTTCCAGAACTGAATTATTTTATCAATGAAAATGAAAGCATTGGTAGTGAGCTTCCGAAAAAGATTAAGGAGAAGCAAGAAGTTAAACCATTGAACGAATACGCCAATAGGATAACGCATTTTCAAAAACTCAGCGAATACCTTTTAAAGACCAACTTCGAGCATATAGAAACAAAACGAAAAAAAGGGATTAAGCTACAACTACAAAAAATGGCATACGATGCTTCAGAAGTATACTTAGTTATCGAGGTCAAAAACAAATCTGGAATCGATTTTGAAATAGACTATCTCAACGTATATATAACCAATGGAAACAACAAACGAAAATCCTCTTATCAAAGATTGCAACAAGAAGTGATTTACAAACACAAAATGCCATATTCCATTACAGATAGCAAAAGCCAACGCTTTGTTTATGTAATTCCAAAGGTTGTTTTAGGCAATAATGAAAAGTTGATGCTGGAGTTGCAGGAATTGAAAGGGAGCAGGAAGGTAGTTTTGGAAACTAAAATTTAA
- the traM gene encoding conjugative transposon protein TraM encodes MKVEKNKIVFAIVLVCILLFIGGYAMLVLDEDEKPTIENNQIPVPELEDDQKEYDSKLDALNDLKEVRETNAPSIYDERLLDSTGVYDPDLLDKKKMQMVDSIYQQGQIRYSDRTFENINPRYYPPKPPDEKEKDTTDAIEEKETNIEAKERALEHQLFFASHPIENDDLNSKNIDDFIYVRVDGTQTVKTNYRLQMRLIKDANIYGQRYSKNTPVYGFVNFKPNRTIIDIENINHQPVKLKAYDFQDGSEGIYIENSFRAEVTNEIVGDMVDDINITGVPQISGFKRIFQRNRRNVKITITDNYKLILRLPKTKYQGKPLMGN; translated from the coding sequence ATGAAAGTAGAAAAAAATAAAATAGTCTTTGCCATCGTGTTGGTATGCATCCTGCTTTTTATAGGTGGCTATGCAATGCTTGTATTGGACGAGGACGAAAAACCGACCATTGAGAACAACCAGATTCCTGTACCGGAACTGGAAGACGACCAAAAGGAATACGATTCCAAATTGGATGCCCTAAACGACTTAAAGGAAGTTAGGGAAACCAACGCACCAAGTATTTATGATGAACGGCTGTTGGATTCCACAGGCGTATATGACCCTGATTTATTGGACAAGAAAAAAATGCAGATGGTAGATAGCATTTACCAACAAGGGCAGATTCGATATTCAGATAGAACGTTTGAAAATATCAATCCAAGATACTACCCACCAAAACCCCCTGATGAGAAGGAAAAAGACACAACGGATGCTATTGAAGAAAAAGAAACGAATATTGAAGCCAAAGAACGTGCTTTGGAGCATCAACTTTTTTTTGCCTCGCATCCCATTGAAAATGATGATTTGAATTCAAAAAATATCGATGATTTCATCTATGTACGGGTAGATGGCACACAGACCGTGAAAACCAATTATCGATTACAAATGCGGTTGATAAAAGATGCTAACATTTATGGACAACGCTATTCCAAGAATACGCCTGTTTATGGATTTGTCAATTTTAAACCCAATCGTACAATCATAGACATTGAGAATATCAATCATCAACCAGTAAAATTGAAAGCCTATGATTTTCAGGATGGTAGCGAAGGCATTTATATTGAAAACAGTTTTAGAGCTGAAGTTACCAATGAAATCGTTGGAGATATGGTAGACGACATTAATATTACGGGAGTACCGCAAATAAGCGGGTTCAAAAGAATATTCCAACGTAATCGCAGAAATGTAAAGATTACGATTACCGATAACTATAAGCTTATCCTAAGACTTCCCAAAACCAAATACCAAGGAAAACCTCTAATGGGCAATTAA
- a CDS encoding conjugal transfer protein TraK, which translates to MKTPYKNIYNILKLNRFIVLTVVIGAVLTCIISVLMVIKLHKETVNNAFVVNSDGSVIPLKLVSQQENLKVEVLAQLELFHTYFYNIDASNYEKNLEKALWLGNSSVDALYRQKKADGVYNRLLQYSLVQKVLNIESKVDIQNEPYKFETKTIFEINRGTITDTYELTTTGNLIHVDRNFPNNTHGLLITNFFESTLQKLENYESRKK; encoded by the coding sequence ATGAAAACACCATATAAGAATATTTACAACATCTTAAAGCTCAATCGCTTTATAGTATTGACCGTCGTTATTGGAGCTGTGCTAACGTGCATTATTTCTGTATTGATGGTCATAAAGCTGCATAAAGAAACGGTTAATAATGCTTTTGTAGTCAATTCGGACGGAAGTGTTATTCCCTTGAAGCTGGTATCTCAACAAGAAAATTTAAAAGTAGAAGTCTTGGCACAATTGGAGTTGTTTCACACCTATTTCTATAACATTGATGCCAGCAATTACGAAAAGAACTTGGAGAAAGCCTTGTGGTTGGGCAATAGTTCTGTAGATGCTCTGTATCGACAGAAAAAGGCCGATGGAGTCTATAACCGTTTGTTGCAGTATTCGTTGGTTCAAAAGGTATTGAATATCGAATCAAAAGTTGATATTCAAAACGAACCCTACAAGTTTGAAACGAAAACCATTTTTGAAATCAATAGAGGTACTATCACAGATACTTATGAGTTGACCACTACTGGAAATTTGATTCACGTAGATAGAAACTTTCCAAACAATACCCACGGACTGCTAATTACCAACTTTTTTGAAAGCACATTACAAAAATTAGAAAATTATGAAAGTAGAAAAAAATAA
- a CDS encoding conjugal transfer protein: MLSALFVVLIGSKASGQGMPVYDNTNFISFVKSLLESGKQTANLMKTVKFLKTQKENIDKVNNVIKQLQAVRELARNNQRLYDVVQDDLREILNSPFIKPGEVTRISDSFDAILQNSMAGMEYIDQILSSDNLKMTDAERAEVLKEKELESKEMVAEIEAKTRRYREIIQFREMQHKINNRETDY; encoded by the coding sequence ATGTTATCCGCACTATTTGTAGTGCTAATTGGAAGTAAGGCTTCGGGCCAGGGGATGCCTGTGTATGACAACACAAACTTTATCTCTTTTGTAAAATCATTATTGGAATCCGGTAAACAGACTGCCAATTTAATGAAAACGGTAAAATTCCTTAAAACACAAAAGGAAAATATCGATAAGGTAAACAACGTCATCAAGCAACTTCAAGCAGTCAGGGAACTGGCAAGAAACAACCAACGATTGTATGATGTTGTACAGGATGATTTGAGGGAAATCCTCAATTCCCCTTTTATCAAGCCTGGCGAAGTTACCCGCATTTCAGATTCCTTTGATGCCATCCTTCAAAACTCTATGGCTGGTATGGAATATATCGACCAAATACTGTCCAGCGACAATCTGAAAATGACCGATGCCGAACGTGCCGAAGTCCTCAAAGAAAAAGAACTGGAATCCAAGGAAATGGTAGCGGAAATTGAGGCAAAAACCAGACGCTATCGAGAGATTATTCAATTTAGAGAAATGCAGCACAAAATCAATAACCGAGAAACCGATTACTAA